A genomic window from Corynebacterium fournieri includes:
- the pepN gene encoding aminopeptidase N — protein MKTNLTRDDAQQRASLISNVRYDITVDITGADEFTTVSKVEFDSKAGTTHFDLVAAGFEATLDGKETGRELKLDDGAHTLVVTSHDAYNRTGEGLHKFTDPVDDKDYLYTQFEPAMAMKVFAGFDQPDLKATYTVRVKAPQRYTVILNEAVTREDNGDGTSTWTTVIDYPLSTYLIAICAGEFEKVADTYDAGDGRTIELGLYARASLIPHMDSERIFRQTKEGFDFYHANFGRKYPFGDKYDQVFCPEYNMGAMEHVGCVTYRDEYIFTSEPTPYRLERRNDTILHEMAHMWFGDLVTMQWWDDLWLNESFATWSAATAQTAIGEYADAWTTFASVEKAWAYQQDQLPSTHPIAADAPDIEAAEQNFDGITYAKGASVLKQLQAYVGYEEFFAGVRTHFDNHAYSNATFADLLGALEQASGRDLSEWAEKWLRTTGPSTLRPEIGEGFAVLQDDPRPHRVRVGLYKLDGPAGSAVVRRIRQVETDIDGERTEIPELAGIDHDLAIVNDDDLTYAKMRLTPKHRDFVLEHIGQIEDSLARTLIWSSLWESVRDGELAAREFVRLVAREAGRETHPSVQERLLAQATQAVRQYVDPAWQGEGMDLLNAAFRGAEPKAIFDRALARLTPTEETVAYFKELLETSDNQEVRWLALTNLIAAGALPLSAADEERDDTSEGTISRLRARAVTDKRWAWDKLVNEDLTNLEARYLMDGLTFTYEGLEGLTDEYFRAAPALWDRLTNEMAQRTLEGMYPRWDVTAGAVDKANELLLGGAPSGLKRVVAEGQDRISRAVRNREVDAAAD, from the coding sequence ATGAAGACAAATCTCACACGCGACGACGCGCAGCAACGCGCGTCACTGATTTCCAACGTCCGTTACGACATCACGGTGGACATCACCGGCGCCGACGAGTTCACCACCGTGAGCAAGGTGGAGTTCGATTCGAAGGCGGGGACCACGCACTTCGACCTGGTGGCGGCAGGGTTCGAGGCCACGCTCGACGGGAAAGAGACCGGCCGCGAGCTGAAGCTTGACGACGGCGCACACACCCTGGTTGTCACCTCCCACGACGCGTACAACCGCACCGGCGAGGGCCTGCACAAGTTCACCGACCCGGTGGACGACAAGGATTACCTGTACACCCAGTTCGAGCCCGCGATGGCGATGAAGGTCTTCGCCGGGTTCGACCAGCCGGATCTGAAGGCGACCTACACGGTGCGGGTGAAGGCGCCGCAGCGCTACACCGTGATCCTCAACGAGGCCGTCACCCGCGAGGACAACGGCGACGGCACCTCCACCTGGACCACCGTGATCGACTACCCGCTGTCGACCTACCTCATCGCCATCTGCGCCGGCGAGTTTGAGAAGGTCGCCGACACCTACGACGCCGGCGACGGCAGGACGATCGAGCTCGGCCTCTACGCGCGCGCCAGCCTGATCCCGCACATGGATTCGGAGCGCATCTTCCGCCAGACCAAGGAGGGCTTCGACTTCTACCACGCCAACTTCGGCCGCAAGTACCCGTTCGGCGACAAGTACGACCAGGTGTTCTGCCCGGAGTACAACATGGGCGCGATGGAGCACGTCGGCTGCGTGACCTACCGCGACGAGTACATCTTCACTTCCGAGCCCACCCCGTACCGCCTGGAGCGGCGCAACGACACCATCCTGCACGAGATGGCGCACATGTGGTTCGGCGACTTGGTCACCATGCAGTGGTGGGACGATTTGTGGCTCAATGAGTCGTTTGCCACCTGGTCGGCGGCCACCGCGCAGACGGCGATCGGCGAGTACGCCGACGCGTGGACGACGTTTGCGTCCGTGGAGAAGGCGTGGGCGTACCAGCAGGACCAGCTGCCGTCGACGCACCCGATCGCGGCGGACGCGCCGGACATCGAGGCCGCGGAGCAGAACTTCGACGGCATCACTTACGCAAAAGGTGCCAGCGTGCTCAAGCAGCTGCAGGCGTACGTGGGCTACGAGGAGTTCTTCGCGGGCGTGCGCACCCACTTCGACAACCACGCCTACTCCAACGCCACCTTCGCGGACCTGCTGGGCGCGCTCGAGCAGGCCTCGGGCCGCGACCTTTCCGAGTGGGCGGAAAAGTGGCTGCGCACCACCGGCCCGTCCACCCTGCGCCCGGAGATCGGCGAGGGCTTTGCGGTGCTGCAGGACGACCCGCGCCCCCACCGCGTGCGCGTCGGTCTGTACAAACTCGACGGGCCGGCCGGCTCCGCCGTCGTCCGCAGAATCCGCCAGGTCGAGACCGACATCGACGGCGAGCGCACCGAGATCCCCGAGCTCGCCGGCATCGATCACGACCTGGCCATCGTCAACGACGACGACCTCACCTACGCCAAGATGCGCCTGACGCCTAAGCACCGTGATTTCGTGCTCGAGCACATCGGCCAGATCGAGGATTCGCTGGCGCGCACGCTGATCTGGTCGTCGCTGTGGGAGTCCGTGCGCGACGGCGAGCTCGCCGCCCGCGAGTTTGTCCGCCTCGTGGCGCGCGAGGCAGGCCGCGAGACGCACCCGAGCGTGCAGGAGCGCCTGCTCGCCCAGGCCACGCAGGCGGTGCGCCAGTACGTCGACCCGGCGTGGCAGGGCGAGGGCATGGATCTGCTCAACGCGGCCTTCCGCGGCGCGGAGCCGAAGGCCATCTTCGACCGTGCGCTGGCGCGCTTGACGCCGACGGAGGAGACGGTCGCCTACTTCAAGGAGCTGCTTGAGACCTCCGACAACCAGGAGGTGCGCTGGCTCGCGCTGACCAACCTCATCGCCGCCGGTGCCCTGCCGCTGTCCGCGGCGGACGAGGAGCGCGACGACACCTCCGAGGGCACCATCTCCCGCCTGCGCGCCCGCGCCGTGACGGACAAGCGCTGGGCCTGGGACAAGCTGGTCAACGAGGACCTGACCAACCTCGAGGCCCGCTACCTCATGGACGGGCTGACCTTCACCTACGAGGGTCTCGAGGGGCTGACCGACGAGTACTTCCGCGCCGCGCCCGCGCTGTGGGACCGCCTGACCAACGAGATGGCCCAGCGCACCCTCGAGGGCATGTACCCGCGTTGGGATGTCACCGCAGGTGCCGTCGATAAGGCGAACGAGCTTTTGCTTGGCGGCGCCCCCTCCGGCCTCAAGCGCGTCGTCGCCGAAGGCCAGGACCGCATCAGCCGCGCTGTGCGCAACCGCGAGGTCGACGCCGCGGCCGACTAA
- a CDS encoding mycothiol-dependent nitroreductase Rv2466c family protein codes for MTEQVKFWFDVSCPFAWQTSRWMKEVEKVRDIAVEWVPMSLAVLNDGRDIPADYAAAMEANWGPARVFAKVKEEAPDKVGELYTAMGALIHPGGEGGKKGYGAYDEIIAKALVEVGLPEHFAEVANTTDADDLLRGFHATAMEAVGDDVGTPVVKLGDNAFFGPVITRVPEGEEAGKLFDHAVGLAEFPYFFELKRTRTEMPQVR; via the coding sequence ATGACTGAACAAGTGAAATTTTGGTTCGACGTGTCCTGCCCCTTTGCGTGGCAGACCTCCCGCTGGATGAAGGAAGTGGAAAAGGTCCGCGACATCGCCGTCGAGTGGGTGCCCATGTCTTTGGCAGTGCTTAACGACGGCCGCGACATCCCGGCCGACTACGCCGCGGCGATGGAAGCCAACTGGGGTCCGGCGCGCGTCTTTGCCAAGGTCAAGGAAGAAGCACCCGACAAGGTCGGCGAGCTCTACACCGCCATGGGCGCCCTCATCCACCCCGGCGGCGAGGGCGGCAAGAAGGGCTACGGCGCCTACGACGAAATCATCGCGAAAGCACTCGTCGAAGTCGGGCTGCCGGAGCACTTCGCGGAGGTCGCCAACACCACCGACGCCGACGACTTGCTGCGCGGATTCCACGCCACCGCCATGGAGGCAGTCGGCGACGACGTGGGCACCCCGGTGGTCAAACTCGGCGACAACGCGTTTTTCGGCCCCGTGATCACCCGCGTGCCGGAAGGCGAAGAGGCCGGCAAGCTGTTCGACCACGCCGTCGGCCTCGCCGAGTTCCCGTACTTCTTCGAGCTCAAGCGCACGCGCACGGAAATGCCGCAGGTACGCTAA
- a CDS encoding ribose-5-phosphate isomerase — translation MRIYLGADHAGFERKNQIKAHLEAQGHEVTDCGAHEYDASDDYPAFCIAAAEAVVADPGSLGIVLGGSGNGEQIAANKVKGARCALAWSEETAKLAREHNNAQLIGIGGRMHTEDEALKIVDAFVNQPWSEEERHQRRIDILAEYERTGVAPQLP, via the coding sequence ATGCGTATTTACCTTGGAGCAGACCACGCCGGATTCGAGCGGAAAAACCAGATCAAGGCCCACCTCGAGGCTCAGGGCCACGAGGTGACCGACTGCGGCGCGCACGAGTACGACGCTTCGGACGACTACCCGGCGTTCTGCATCGCCGCCGCGGAGGCCGTGGTGGCAGACCCGGGCTCGCTGGGCATCGTGCTCGGCGGCTCCGGCAACGGCGAGCAGATCGCCGCGAACAAGGTCAAGGGTGCTCGCTGCGCCCTGGCGTGGTCGGAAGAGACCGCGAAGCTCGCCCGCGAGCACAACAACGCTCAGCTCATCGGCATCGGCGGGCGCATGCACACCGAAGACGAGGCGCTGAAAATCGTGGACGCGTTCGTGAACCAGCCGTGGAGCGAAGAGGAGCGTCACCAGCGCCGCATCGACATCCTGGCGGAGTACGAGCGCACCGGCGTCGCCCCGCAGCTGCCGTAA
- a CDS encoding glycosyltransferase family 1 protein — translation MKHLIVGPDGHGVTEYALGLARATGADVIRERTFGEHPLPDGPIHVTFTDHLFGDTADTLLTRLGGRPFSVSLHDIPQPEEGAARFDRRAAVYRTLAAAADAAVVNSQHEARFFDAADTAVIRLPIPVIDSPFAPEDGTVGVLGFLYPGKGHEDLIEALPDRRLRFLGAVSAGHEQWAADLVRSARRVELTGWLSSDALAAEMGRIAVPVCPHRHFSASGSLMTWLGAGRSVLVTDSDYAREIDAWLPGRVTLVGEGGWRDAVAKHEPAQLDPPRYGWAEVAEQWEDTWRFAGLM, via the coding sequence ATGAAACATCTCATCGTCGGCCCCGACGGCCACGGGGTGACCGAATACGCACTCGGGCTCGCCCGCGCCACCGGCGCAGACGTGATCCGGGAGCGCACCTTCGGCGAGCATCCCCTGCCGGACGGGCCCATCCACGTCACGTTCACCGACCACCTCTTCGGCGACACCGCCGACACCTTGCTGACGCGCCTCGGCGGACGGCCGTTTTCAGTGAGCCTGCACGACATTCCGCAGCCGGAGGAAGGCGCCGCGCGCTTCGACCGGCGCGCGGCGGTCTACCGCACCCTCGCCGCGGCCGCCGACGCCGCCGTGGTGAACTCGCAGCACGAAGCCCGGTTCTTCGACGCCGCCGACACCGCGGTGATCCGCCTGCCCATCCCGGTGATCGACTCGCCCTTCGCCCCCGAAGACGGCACCGTCGGCGTGCTCGGCTTCCTCTACCCCGGCAAAGGCCACGAGGACCTCATCGAGGCCCTGCCCGATCGCCGCTTGCGCTTTTTGGGCGCGGTGTCTGCAGGCCACGAGCAGTGGGCGGCCGATCTCGTCCGTTCGGCGCGCCGCGTCGAACTCACCGGCTGGCTTTCCAGCGACGCGCTCGCCGCCGAAATGGGCCGCATCGCCGTGCCGGTGTGCCCGCACCGGCACTTTTCCGCCTCCGGCTCGCTGATGACCTGGCTGGGCGCAGGCCGCAGCGTGTTGGTGACCGACTCCGACTACGCCCGCGAGATCGACGCCTGGCTGCCCGGGCGCGTCACGCTGGTGGGGGAAGGTGGCTGGCGGGACGCCGTCGCAAAGCATGAGCCCGCGCAGCTGGACCCGCCGCGCTACGGGTGGGCCGAGGTAGCCGAACAATGGGAGGACACATGGCGTTTCGCTGGCCTGATGTAA
- a CDS encoding glycosyltransferase family 2 protein, whose amino-acid sequence MAFRWPDVTVVVPHYNAADALARVVEAVRAQDYAGAVEIVVADDGSDTPPELDGVRVVRQADEGFRAAAARNLGAEAARGEILAFLDADTVPEPGYLSAVVPHIVGDARAVVVGARRTGAGDAEPQWLADAWAATDNLRNADHASWRYVISAVLTCSREFFDTVGGFDATFVGYGGEDWEFGFRAWNAGATLVHEPAAVAHHPEEDFGARYDDPEKATAVKNAETLALARRVTHPLARPDGIVFDTFDMQVEVPELDGEGVRDFVIAEWLKVGAYVRVAQVPALFAHDPRVGTDEVDARVNIAVGAGWAPQDLDALLAVEYVLCPDGTVVRTARAAALGLEPATAHPADIGMTPVTGPLQLERYFAGW is encoded by the coding sequence ATGGCGTTTCGCTGGCCTGATGTAACCGTGGTCGTCCCCCACTACAACGCCGCCGACGCGCTCGCGCGAGTTGTGGAGGCGGTGCGCGCGCAAGACTACGCGGGCGCAGTCGAGATCGTCGTCGCCGACGACGGGTCCGACACCCCACCCGAACTCGACGGAGTGCGCGTGGTGCGACAAGCCGACGAAGGCTTCCGCGCCGCCGCTGCCCGCAACCTCGGCGCAGAAGCAGCGCGCGGCGAAATACTCGCCTTCTTGGACGCCGACACCGTGCCCGAACCCGGCTACCTCTCGGCGGTCGTGCCGCACATCGTCGGCGACGCGCGCGCGGTGGTCGTGGGGGCGCGGCGCACCGGCGCGGGCGACGCGGAGCCGCAGTGGCTTGCCGACGCCTGGGCCGCCACCGATAACCTCCGCAACGCCGACCACGCCTCCTGGCGCTACGTCATCTCCGCGGTGCTGACCTGCTCGCGCGAGTTTTTCGACACCGTCGGCGGGTTCGACGCAACCTTCGTCGGCTACGGCGGCGAGGACTGGGAGTTCGGCTTCCGCGCCTGGAACGCCGGCGCGACGCTCGTCCACGAGCCGGCGGCCGTCGCGCACCACCCGGAGGAGGACTTCGGTGCGCGCTACGACGACCCCGAAAAGGCCACCGCCGTCAAAAACGCCGAAACCCTCGCGCTGGCCCGGCGCGTGACCCACCCGCTGGCGCGGCCGGACGGGATCGTCTTCGACACCTTCGACATGCAGGTGGAGGTTCCCGAGCTCGACGGCGAGGGCGTGCGCGACTTCGTCATCGCGGAATGGCTGAAAGTCGGCGCGTACGTGCGGGTGGCGCAGGTGCCGGCACTGTTCGCGCACGACCCGCGCGTGGGCACCGACGAGGTCGACGCGCGGGTGAACATCGCGGTCGGTGCGGGCTGGGCGCCGCAAGACCTGGATGCGCTGTTGGCTGTGGAATACGTGCTCTGCCCCGACGGCACGGTGGTGCGCACCGCCCGCGCGGCGGCACTCGGGCTCGAGCCTGCCACCGCCCACCCCGCAGACATCGGGATGACGCCGGTGACAGGCCCGCTGCAGCTGGAGCGCTACTTCGCAGGCTGGTAG